The Saprospiraceae bacterium genome includes a window with the following:
- a CDS encoding T9SS type A sorting domain-containing protein: MKHLRIKIIFLLIGLYSQLALGQINDADRHFVILSGQEKHDTISSKFQPSSVSSLVSNTIVGISNIGNELWKITISPTQGSNDFTGKASAVIQYTDGIKPRWITYHINLVASAITTKADFVTIATDDQIEINALANDITTATSLTLAGISHVQAGTAVLNNGKILYTPAADEDNDFILYSVKDDKGAVANGVVYLLREQSTVAIKDTIQLSLFNTQTTFITLPFSGFIQNTPPSYGQIELKHEQVYQYTPNKGSNNRDVFVLKNGNYERLIVVNILKKNQNTSSVKDDAIFTPKNTSISFDVFKNDLSSNFPITSFSPELTKGNKGSFTYTPPSGYTGIKNFTYTVNYGNYQAQGKITITVGNFAPIQPVDYTFNTLKNAPLAITYNVPIAQYSFKVLNEPEFGTAEVFDINTSITDECNTIKSKAILTYTPYNNYYGSDSFDIEYCVPNNPCVVYKIYIRVHDHNGSVCPCAGPNCVWSGDMNGDGRVSISDILPLGRFIGLSGKSRSDINLPYRGGQKSEDWAYQQPNGLNIKHIDADGDGLLSVSDTAGIITNFGLVHNFVPTEVFALKEYGFQLVPNSTELDSGDLLVLDVILGTPSKPLVDLLGMVYSLNFAPHIFAPGSIYAEFYKDSWLTKGNGSIQMSKNSASGTLQAGVVKAGAIVVDEAEGFKPKGASGNGSIGKIYAIVVDEAEGFKTKDGFGTQNDVLYRNVWTDGIELEDIDGEKYRIPDAYAEFRVNREKKVPVPTEDKLIIYPNPVQDALNLHFNGRNIIKGYKLYDAMGSMVAAMDEVNQQSISVNTSLMTAGVYIMQVVTTQGTITKKITVSPKE; this comes from the coding sequence ATGAAACACCTCCGAATTAAAATAATTTTCCTTCTCATCGGGCTTTATAGTCAGTTGGCTTTGGGTCAAATCAATGATGCTGACAGGCATTTTGTGATATTGTCTGGTCAGGAAAAGCATGATACTATTTCTTCCAAATTTCAGCCTTCGTCGGTATCGAGTTTAGTCAGTAACACCATTGTTGGTATATCAAACATTGGCAATGAATTGTGGAAGATCACCATTTCTCCCACTCAAGGATCAAATGATTTCACAGGGAAAGCCTCCGCTGTCATACAGTATACAGACGGTATAAAGCCAAGATGGATTACTTACCATATTAATCTTGTCGCTTCTGCTATTACCACCAAAGCTGATTTTGTGACCATTGCCACTGATGATCAAATTGAAATTAATGCTTTAGCGAATGATATTACTACCGCTACATCGCTGACACTTGCAGGCATAAGCCATGTACAAGCAGGTACAGCGGTGCTCAATAATGGTAAGATTTTGTATACACCAGCTGCTGATGAAGACAATGATTTTATACTTTACAGCGTCAAAGATGATAAAGGTGCTGTCGCCAATGGGGTAGTGTATTTGCTTAGGGAACAATCAACTGTAGCCATAAAAGATACGATACAGCTCAGTCTTTTTAATACACAAACAACCTTTATTACGCTTCCTTTTTCCGGATTTATACAGAACACACCTCCCTCCTATGGTCAGATAGAATTAAAACACGAGCAGGTATACCAATATACACCCAACAAAGGAAGCAACAATCGGGATGTTTTTGTACTGAAAAATGGCAACTATGAAAGATTGATTGTTGTAAACATCCTGAAAAAAAATCAGAATACCAGCAGTGTAAAAGATGATGCCATTTTTACTCCCAAAAACACATCAATAAGCTTTGATGTATTCAAAAATGACCTGAGTTCAAATTTCCCGATCACATCGTTTTCACCCGAACTCACTAAAGGCAACAAGGGTAGCTTTACATATACTCCACCTTCAGGGTACACGGGGATCAAAAACTTTACATATACGGTCAATTATGGTAACTATCAGGCACAGGGAAAAATAACCATTACTGTAGGTAATTTTGCTCCTATACAACCTGTGGATTATACTTTCAATACATTGAAGAATGCACCATTGGCTATTACTTACAATGTTCCTATTGCTCAGTATTCATTTAAAGTGCTTAACGAACCTGAATTTGGAACCGCAGAGGTATTTGACATCAATACAAGTATCACCGACGAATGTAATACCATTAAGTCAAAAGCAATTCTGACATATACGCCTTACAACAATTATTACGGATCAGACTCTTTTGATATAGAGTACTGTGTGCCCAATAATCCATGTGTAGTGTATAAAATATATATAAGGGTGCATGATCATAATGGCAGTGTGTGTCCATGTGCAGGACCTAATTGTGTTTGGTCAGGAGATATGAATGGAGATGGCAGGGTTTCTATTTCAGATATTCTACCCTTAGGCAGATTTATAGGTTTGAGTGGAAAATCCAGATCAGATATCAACCTACCTTATCGTGGCGGGCAAAAGTCTGAAGACTGGGCTTACCAACAGCCTAATGGTTTGAATATCAAACATATTGATGCTGATGGTGATGGATTATTGAGCGTAAGTGACACGGCCGGTATTATTACCAATTTTGGTCTTGTACACAATTTTGTGCCCACTGAAGTATTTGCTCTCAAAGAATATGGATTTCAGCTCGTACCCAACTCAACAGAATTGGATTCAGGTGATCTTTTGGTGCTGGACGTGATACTCGGTACACCTTCTAAACCATTGGTGGACCTCTTGGGAATGGTATATTCTCTCAATTTTGCACCCCATATTTTTGCTCCCGGAAGTATTTATGCGGAATTTTATAAAGACAGTTGGTTGACTAAAGGAAATGGATCTATTCAAATGTCAAAAAATTCTGCATCAGGTACATTGCAAGCTGGGGTTGTGAAAGCAGGGGCTATTGTTGTTGATGAAGCTGAAGGTTTTAAACCAAAAGGGGCTTCGGGCAATGGAAGTATTGGTAAAATATATGCCATAGTTGTTGATGAAGCAGAAGGCTTTAAGACAAAAGATGGCTTTGGAACACAAAATGATGTGCTGTACAGAAATGTATGGACCGATGGCATCGAGCTTGAAGATATAGATGGAGAAAAATACAGGATCCCGGATGCCTACGCAGAGTTCAGGGTCAACAGGGAGAAAAAAGTACCTGTGCCTACAGAAGACAAACTCATCATCTACCCTAATCCGGTACAGGATGCACTCAACCTACACTTCAACGGACGAAATATCATCAAAGGATACAAACTTTATGATGCGATGGGGTCGATGGTAGCAGCTATGGATGAAGTCAATCAGCAATCGATTTCGGTTAATACATCACTGATGACAGCTGGCGTGTATATCATGCAGGTAGTCACTACACAGGGCACCATTACTAAAAAAATCACAGTTAGCCCTAAGGAGTAA
- a CDS encoding diheme cytochrome c-553 — protein MTTKFIQIIFSFALMVTLVQCNQQKAKNTNDPAIISQDSLIKKGQYLVTILGCNDCHSPKRMGTNGPELIPELVLSGYQSTTQLLPMPNDALKNGWTLFYPDLTAGVGPWGVSFAGNLTPDETGIGSWSREQFKIAITKGKFKGMEDGRPLLPPMPWQNYVNMADADVTAIYTYLKSLTPVKNVVPANIPPSPVK, from the coding sequence ATGACAACAAAATTTATTCAAATTATTTTTTCATTCGCTTTGATGGTGACACTAGTACAGTGTAATCAACAAAAAGCGAAAAACACAAACGATCCCGCGATCATCTCCCAAGACAGCCTTATTAAAAAAGGGCAGTATTTAGTGACCATCTTGGGATGCAATGACTGTCATTCACCCAAGCGCATGGGAACAAACGGACCGGAATTGATCCCAGAATTGGTATTGTCTGGTTATCAATCGACAACCCAACTGCTACCGATGCCCAATGATGCACTTAAAAATGGCTGGACATTGTTTTATCCTGACCTCACGGCAGGTGTTGGCCCTTGGGGCGTGTCATTTGCGGGCAACCTTACTCCCGATGAGACTGGGATAGGTTCATGGTCCAGGGAACAATTTAAAATTGCGATTACCAAAGGAAAATTTAAGGGAATGGAAGATGGCCGCCCTCTGCTTCCACCTATGCCTTGGCAAAATTATGTGAACATGGCAGACGCAGATGTAACAGCTATTTATACATATCTGAAGAGTTTGACTCCTGTTAAAAATGTAGTACCTGCTAATATCCCTCCAAGTCCTGTAAAATAA